Proteins encoded together in one Flavobacteriales bacterium window:
- a CDS encoding carboxypeptidase-like regulatory domain-containing protein, with amino-acid sequence MRTLPLSRLAAAALLLACCACAQAQRVVTGLVLDAGSGEPVPFAAVQLPDGRGGVGSDLHGRFAIEVPGDVNVLRVSCIGFRPAMVTVSEDDHLVIRLQPAVEQLPAVDIRPGVNPALALIEGAIARRHLNHGLGHRAHRYRSYARTVFTLAVDSALLADTTRIAALGSSDREAVRFAQRQHVLLMESATRCTARPPGQRTEEVLALRVSGLQDPALLAVAANSRSWSVYEPLIELNERRFPSPIAPGATDRYRYVLEDTLAQAGDTVFIIRFFPRTGARFDGLQGVLGLHAGDHAVHHVTAEPKEQRNGLGMRMRQLHRPVGDTWFPEQVESTLYLNTLQVGSYALVGRVRVDLTDIELDPDLPRSAFRGADLVADRMNIRTEATMWDSLRTVPLDAKDRMTYRTIDSLGRAERLDRTVRGLDALLRGAIPWGPVDLPLDRLIAYNGYEGFRVGLGLRTNARVSRRFTLGGYAAYGFSDRATKFGGEVTVRPWNGRDHDLRVAAQRDVTETGGWGFQRPPTLLSEEGYRLLYITRMDAVDRLEAVVGVRVLEGLKLWLGTERADRSDRTGYRFATAVGDGITLYDRRFVTGAVTFGLRYAPGERTAQLPGRHAVTRAGRPELQVNAWRAVDGLWNGDRDLWRVVLQLGDVHRGAVRSLAWRVVAGMADPLVPAPFLFNLRGTATEDLAVGTPWAFETMAPNSFVADRFAALHLRFGLGPVLWRHRLSRPLPVLIASGAVGALDHPDRHVGWTFEAPEHGYQEVGLALDQVLRSGVVGLGVLGALRVGAYATGRLEDDAAVKLTLSLIL; translated from the coding sequence ATGCGCACGCTTCCTCTGTCGCGGCTGGCCGCAGCGGCCCTGCTGCTGGCCTGTTGCGCATGCGCTCAGGCCCAGCGGGTGGTCACCGGTCTGGTGCTCGACGCGGGCAGCGGTGAGCCCGTGCCTTTCGCCGCGGTGCAGCTGCCCGATGGGCGGGGTGGCGTGGGCTCCGACCTGCACGGTCGCTTCGCGATCGAGGTGCCAGGGGACGTGAACGTGCTGCGCGTGAGCTGCATCGGCTTTCGGCCAGCGATGGTGACCGTATCCGAGGACGACCACTTGGTCATCCGTCTACAGCCCGCTGTGGAACAGCTGCCTGCGGTGGACATCCGCCCGGGCGTGAACCCTGCTCTGGCCCTCATCGAAGGAGCCATCGCGCGACGCCATCTGAACCATGGCCTGGGCCATCGCGCCCACCGCTACCGCTCCTACGCGCGCACCGTCTTCACCCTGGCCGTGGACAGCGCGCTGCTGGCCGACACCACGCGCATCGCCGCCCTGGGCTCCAGCGACCGCGAGGCCGTGCGCTTCGCCCAACGCCAGCACGTGCTGCTGATGGAGAGCGCCACGCGCTGCACCGCCCGCCCGCCCGGGCAGCGCACCGAGGAGGTGCTCGCCCTGCGCGTGAGCGGCCTGCAGGACCCGGCCTTGCTGGCCGTGGCGGCCAACAGCCGTAGCTGGTCGGTGTACGAGCCCCTGATCGAGCTCAATGAACGGCGCTTCCCCAGCCCCATCGCTCCCGGTGCCACGGACCGCTATCGCTACGTGCTGGAGGACACGCTGGCGCAGGCCGGCGACACGGTGTTCATCATCCGTTTCTTCCCCCGTACCGGGGCACGCTTCGACGGGCTGCAAGGCGTGCTGGGCCTCCACGCCGGCGACCATGCCGTGCACCATGTGACGGCCGAACCGAAGGAACAGCGCAACGGGCTGGGCATGCGGATGCGGCAGCTGCACCGGCCCGTGGGCGACACCTGGTTCCCCGAACAGGTGGAGAGCACGCTGTACCTGAACACCCTGCAGGTGGGCTCCTATGCGCTGGTGGGCCGGGTGCGCGTGGACCTCACCGACATCGAGCTCGATCCGGACCTGCCGCGCTCTGCCTTCCGCGGTGCCGACCTGGTGGCCGACCGCATGAACATCCGTACGGAAGCCACCATGTGGGACAGCCTGCGCACGGTGCCGCTGGACGCCAAGGACCGCATGACCTACCGCACGATCGACAGCCTGGGCCGCGCCGAGCGCCTGGACCGCACGGTGCGTGGACTGGACGCCCTACTGCGCGGGGCCATCCCCTGGGGCCCGGTGGACCTGCCGCTGGACCGCTTGATCGCCTACAACGGCTACGAGGGGTTCCGCGTGGGCCTTGGCCTGCGCACCAACGCCCGAGTGAGCCGCCGGTTCACGCTCGGCGGCTACGCGGCCTACGGCTTCAGCGATCGCGCCACCAAGTTCGGCGGCGAAGTGACGGTGCGCCCTTGGAACGGCCGCGACCACGACCTGCGCGTGGCGGCCCAACGCGACGTGACCGAGACCGGCGGTTGGGGCTTCCAGCGCCCCCCCACGCTCCTGAGCGAAGAGGGCTACCGCCTGCTGTACATCACGCGCATGGATGCCGTGGACCGGCTGGAAGCCGTGGTGGGCGTGCGGGTGCTGGAGGGCTTGAAGCTGTGGCTGGGCACCGAGCGCGCCGACCGCAGCGATCGCACGGGTTACCGCTTCGCCACGGCGGTGGGCGATGGGATCACGCTGTACGACCGGCGCTTCGTGACCGGTGCGGTCACCTTCGGTCTGCGCTATGCCCCGGGCGAGCGCACCGCGCAGCTGCCCGGCCGCCATGCGGTGACCCGTGCCGGCCGGCCCGAGCTGCAGGTGAACGCCTGGCGTGCGGTGGACGGGCTCTGGAACGGCGATCGCGACCTCTGGCGCGTGGTGCTGCAGCTCGGTGATGTGCATCGCGGGGCTGTGCGCAGCCTGGCCTGGCGGGTGGTGGCGGGCATGGCCGATCCGCTCGTGCCGGCCCCCTTCCTCTTCAACCTGCGCGGCACGGCCACCGAAGACCTGGCCGTCGGCACGCCATGGGCCTTCGAGACCATGGCCCCGAACAGCTTCGTGGCCGACCGCTTCGCAGCACTGCACCTGCGTTTCGGCCTGGGCCCTGTGCTGTGGCGCCATCGCCTGTCCCGGCCGCTTCCCGTGCTCATCGCCTCAGGGGCCGTGGGCGCGCTGGACCATCCGGACCGCCATGTGGGTTGGACCTTCGAGGCCCCGGAACACGGCTACCAGGAAGTGGGCCTTGCGTTGGACCAGGTGTTGCGCAGCGGCGTGGTGGGTCTGGGTGTGCTTGGTGCCCTGCGCGTGGGCGCCTACGCCACGGGGAGGCTGGAGGATGACGCGGCCGTGAAGCTCACCTTGTCCCTGATCCTCTGA
- a CDS encoding SPASM domain-containing protein, producing MALSPLAPARDAALWARSFTGRRAANAYRIWSSFRRASRTKDPRIDGLPMHIAIEPTTACNLRCPECPSGLRSFTRPTGNLRQELFTRVIDELAPDLWGLTFYFQGEPYINPGFLAMVAHARSRGLYTATSTNAHFLDEAKAEATVRSGLSRLIISLDGTTQETYSAYRIEGELAQVIEGAERIVTWKRKLRSSTPHVVFQFLVVRPNEHQIPQARALARKIGVDDLWLKTAQVYDPKDDHPLIPTQDRYSRYRRNARGVWEVKNALDDRCWKMWHSCVITWDGRVVPCCFDKDAHHVLGDLRTQSFREIWTGEAYTAFRRNLLAARSSVEICRNCSEGSPVWA from the coding sequence ATGGCCCTTTCGCCCCTGGCCCCGGCCCGCGATGCCGCGCTGTGGGCCCGCTCGTTCACCGGACGCCGGGCCGCGAACGCCTACCGCATCTGGAGCAGCTTCCGCCGGGCGAGCCGCACCAAGGACCCGCGCATCGACGGACTGCCGATGCACATCGCCATCGAGCCCACCACGGCCTGCAACCTGCGCTGCCCCGAATGCCCCAGCGGGCTCCGGAGCTTCACCCGGCCCACCGGCAACCTGCGGCAGGAGCTCTTCACCCGCGTGATCGACGAGCTGGCGCCCGACCTGTGGGGCCTCACCTTCTACTTCCAGGGCGAGCCCTACATCAACCCCGGCTTCCTGGCCATGGTGGCGCACGCCCGGAGCCGCGGGCTCTACACCGCCACGAGCACCAACGCGCATTTCCTCGACGAGGCCAAGGCGGAGGCCACCGTGCGCAGCGGGCTCTCTCGCCTCATCATCTCACTGGATGGCACCACGCAGGAAACGTACTCCGCGTACCGGATCGAAGGCGAACTGGCCCAGGTGATCGAGGGCGCCGAACGCATCGTGACGTGGAAACGGAAGCTGAGGAGCAGCACGCCCCACGTGGTGTTCCAGTTCCTGGTGGTGCGCCCCAACGAGCACCAGATCCCCCAAGCACGCGCCCTCGCCAGGAAGATCGGCGTGGACGACCTGTGGCTGAAGACCGCCCAGGTGTACGACCCCAAGGACGACCACCCTCTGATCCCCACGCAGGACAGGTACTCACGGTACCGCCGCAACGCGCGCGGCGTGTGGGAGGTGAAGAACGCCCTCGACGACCGCTGCTGGAAGATGTGGCACAGCTGCGTGATCACCTGGGACGGCCGCGTGGTGCCCTGCTGCTTCGACAAGGACGCGCACCATGTGCTCGGCGACCTGCGCACGCAGAGCTTCCGTGAGATCTGGACGGGCGAGGCCTACACGGCCTTCCGGCGGAACCTGCTGGCCGCGCGCAGCAGCGTCGAGATATGCCGGAATTGCAGCGAAGGGAGCCCGGTGTGGGCGTAG
- the frr gene encoding ribosome recycling factor, with the protein MTMDVKTLIAPSEDLMQKAIDHLEHELTKVRTGRANPAMLDTVRVEAYGAHMPLNQVANVNTPDARTLMIQPWDKKMIDAIEKAIQAANLGFNPSNNGESVIINVPMLTEERRKDLVKAAHKEGEHARVSIRGARQKAMEAIKGSKLPEDVIKDGQDQVEKLTAGYNKKVEALIEAKEKDIMKV; encoded by the coding sequence CTGACGATGGACGTGAAGACACTGATCGCCCCGAGCGAGGACCTGATGCAGAAGGCCATCGACCATCTGGAGCACGAGCTCACCAAGGTGCGCACCGGACGCGCCAACCCCGCCATGCTGGACACGGTGCGCGTGGAGGCGTACGGGGCCCACATGCCCCTCAACCAGGTGGCCAACGTCAACACCCCCGACGCCCGGACGCTGATGATCCAGCCGTGGGACAAGAAGATGATCGACGCCATCGAGAAGGCCATCCAGGCCGCCAACCTGGGCTTCAACCCCAGCAACAATGGCGAGAGCGTCATCATCAACGTGCCCATGCTCACCGAGGAGCGCCGCAAGGACCTGGTGAAGGCCGCGCACAAGGAGGGCGAGCACGCCCGTGTGAGCATCCGCGGAGCGCGCCAGAAGGCCATGGAGGCCATCAAGGGCTCCAAGCTGCCCGAGGACGTCATCAAGGACGGTCAGGACCAGGTGGAGAAGCTCACCGCCGGCTACAACAAGAAGGTGGAGGCCTTGATCGAGGCGAAAGAGAAGGACATCATGAAGGTGTAG
- a CDS encoding UMP kinase, producing the protein MARTYHRILLKLSGESLMGTKAYGIDSERLGAYADEIIAVAESGVQVAVVIGGGNIYRGMEAEGAIDRVQGDHMGMLATMINSLALQSALEAKGYKTRLMSAIKMDTIAEPFIRRRAVRHLEKGRIVIFGAGTGNPYFTTDTAASLRAIEIEADVILKGTRVDGIYTADPEKDPAAVRYERITFTEVYDKGLNVMDLTAFTLCNENKLPIIVFDMNKPGNLRKVVAGEQVGTLVEF; encoded by the coding sequence ATGGCCCGCACCTACCACCGCATCCTCCTGAAGCTCTCCGGCGAAAGCCTCATGGGCACCAAGGCCTATGGCATCGACAGTGAACGCCTGGGCGCCTACGCCGACGAGATCATCGCGGTGGCCGAGAGCGGCGTGCAGGTGGCCGTGGTGATCGGCGGCGGCAACATCTACCGCGGCATGGAGGCCGAGGGCGCCATCGACCGCGTGCAGGGCGACCACATGGGCATGCTGGCCACCATGATCAACAGCCTGGCCCTGCAGAGCGCCCTGGAGGCCAAAGGGTACAAGACCCGGCTGATGAGCGCCATCAAGATGGACACCATCGCCGAGCCCTTCATCCGCCGCCGCGCCGTGCGCCACCTGGAGAAGGGCCGCATCGTGATCTTCGGTGCCGGCACCGGCAACCCCTACTTCACCACCGATACCGCCGCCAGCCTGCGCGCCATCGAGATCGAGGCCGATGTGATCCTGAAAGGCACCCGCGTGGACGGCATCTACACCGCCGACCCGGAGAAGGACCCCGCCGCCGTGCGCTACGAGCGCATCACCTTCACCGAGGTGTACGACAAGGGCCTGAACGTGATGGACCTCACCGCCTTCACGCTCTGCAACGAGAACAAGCTGCCCATCATCGTCTTCGACATGAACAAGCCCGGCAACCTGCGCAAGGTGGTGGCCGGTGAGCAGGTGGGCACGCTGGTGGAGTTCTGA
- a CDS encoding elongation factor Ts: protein MAITAADVNKLRQMTGAGMMDCKQALSEANGDFDTAIDILRKKGQKVAAKRADRDANEGLVIAKTTADGTRGVLVCVNCETDFVAKNGDFAAMAERMAQTALDKGAGSVDALKALPYDSNGLSIAEKLVEQTGVIGEKIDISACHEVKAAFVLAYNHPGNKVASIVGLNKAGFENAAKDVAMQVAAMAPVAVNKESVPQSVIDKEIEIGKELAIQEGKPADMAEKIAVGRLNKFFKESTLLAQEFIKDNKLSVEQYLKSAEKDLTVTDFKRHSLTI, encoded by the coding sequence ATGGCCATCACCGCCGCCGACGTGAACAAGCTGCGCCAGATGACCGGCGCAGGCATGATGGATTGCAAACAGGCCCTCAGTGAGGCCAATGGCGACTTCGATACCGCCATCGACATCCTGCGCAAAAAGGGCCAGAAGGTGGCCGCCAAGCGCGCCGACCGCGACGCCAACGAGGGCCTCGTGATCGCCAAGACCACCGCCGACGGCACCCGTGGCGTGCTGGTGTGCGTGAACTGCGAGACCGACTTCGTGGCCAAGAACGGCGACTTCGCCGCCATGGCCGAACGCATGGCCCAGACCGCCCTGGACAAGGGCGCTGGCAGCGTGGACGCCCTGAAGGCCCTGCCCTATGACAGCAATGGCCTGAGCATCGCCGAGAAGCTCGTCGAGCAGACGGGCGTCATCGGGGAGAAGATCGACATCAGCGCCTGCCACGAGGTGAAGGCCGCCTTCGTGCTGGCCTACAACCACCCGGGCAACAAGGTGGCCAGCATCGTGGGCCTCAACAAGGCCGGCTTTGAGAACGCCGCCAAGGACGTGGCCATGCAGGTGGCCGCCATGGCCCCGGTCGCCGTCAACAAGGAGAGCGTGCCCCAGTCCGTGATCGACAAGGAGATCGAGATCGGCAAGGAGCTCGCCATCCAGGAGGGCAAACCCGCCGACATGGCCGAGAAGATCGCCGTGGGCCGCCTCAACAAGTTCTTCAAGGAGAGCACCCTGCTCGCCCAGGAGTTCATCAAGGACAACAAGCTCAGCGTGGAGCAGTACCTCAAGAGCGCGGAGAAGGACCTTACGGTCACCGACTTCAAGCGGCACTCGCTCACGATCTGA
- the rpsB gene encoding 30S ribosomal protein S2, which produces MARTDFNKLLDAGVHFGHLRRKWNPNMAPYIFGEKKGIHIIDLNKTVVKLDEAASALKSVARSGKKILFVATKKQAKDIVAEKVKATGMPYVTERWSGGMLTNFGTIRRAIKKMAAIDRMKTDGTFDNMSKRERLQVMRQREKMEKNLGSIADLTRQPAALFVVDIVKEHIAVAEARKLNIPVFAMVDTNSDPTLVDFPIPANDDATKSIELIVDVAIAAINEGLEERKNDKSSLPEGEAEEGEEGEEVEAEGSEEEAN; this is translated from the coding sequence ATGGCCCGCACTGATTTCAACAAACTGCTCGACGCCGGCGTCCACTTCGGTCACCTGCGCCGCAAGTGGAACCCCAACATGGCCCCGTACATCTTCGGGGAGAAGAAGGGGATCCACATCATCGACCTCAACAAGACCGTCGTCAAGCTCGACGAGGCGGCCTCCGCCCTCAAGAGCGTGGCCCGCAGCGGCAAGAAGATCCTCTTCGTCGCCACCAAGAAGCAGGCGAAGGACATCGTCGCAGAGAAGGTGAAGGCCACCGGCATGCCCTACGTCACCGAGCGCTGGAGCGGTGGCATGCTCACCAACTTCGGCACCATCCGCCGCGCCATCAAGAAGATGGCCGCGATCGACCGGATGAAGACCGACGGCACCTTCGACAACATGAGCAAGCGCGAACGCCTGCAGGTGATGCGTCAGCGCGAGAAGATGGAGAAGAACCTGGGCTCCATCGCTGACCTCACCCGCCAGCCGGCCGCCCTCTTCGTGGTGGACATCGTGAAGGAGCACATCGCCGTCGCCGAGGCCCGCAAGCTCAACATCCCGGTGTTCGCCATGGTGGACACCAACAGCGATCCCACCCTGGTGGACTTCCCCATCCCGGCCAACGACGATGCCACCAAGAGCATCGAGCTCATCGTGGACGTGGCCATCGCCGCCATCAACGAAGGCCTCGAGGAGCGCAAGAACGACAAGAGCAGCCTACCCGAGGGCGAGGCCGAGGAAGGCGAGGAGGGCGAGGAAGTGGAGGCCGAGGGCTCCGAGGAGGAGGCCAACTGA
- the rpsI gene encoding 30S ribosomal protein S9, producing MEPINTIGRRKTSVARVILTEGSGAVTINGVEGKEYFPLLAQQFKMNQPFKLTGTEGKYDVQARVDGGGITGQADALRLGIARALVEADAENKPKLKAENLMTRDPRAVERKKFGRKKARKRYQFSKR from the coding sequence ATGGAGCCCATCAACACCATCGGCCGCCGCAAGACCTCCGTGGCCCGCGTGATCCTCACCGAGGGCAGCGGAGCGGTCACCATCAACGGCGTGGAAGGCAAGGAGTACTTCCCCCTGCTGGCCCAACAGTTCAAGATGAACCAGCCCTTCAAGCTCACGGGCACCGAGGGCAAGTACGACGTGCAGGCCCGCGTGGACGGCGGTGGCATCACCGGCCAGGCCGACGCCCTGCGCCTGGGCATCGCCCGTGCGCTGGTGGAGGCCGATGCCGAGAACAAACCCAAGCTCAAGGCCGAGAACCTCATGACCCGCGACCCCCGTGCCGTGGAGCGCAAGAAGTTCGGCCGCAAGAAGGCGCGCAAGCGCTACCAGTTCAGCAAGCGTTAA
- the rplM gene encoding 50S ribosomal protein L13 has translation MASTTHTTSMANKATVTKEWLLVDAENETLGRLASMVAMLVRGKHKPTFTAHVDTGDHVVVINADKVRLTGTKMDDKEYQRFSGYPGGRTVEVAHKLHRRKPTALVEIAVRGMLPKTRLGRAQFTNLHVVAGTEHKHGAQNPRKIDLNSIK, from the coding sequence ATGGCATCGACAACGCATACGACGAGCATGGCCAACAAGGCCACCGTCACCAAGGAATGGCTCCTGGTGGACGCCGAGAACGAAACGCTGGGCCGCCTGGCCAGCATGGTGGCCATGCTGGTGCGCGGCAAGCACAAGCCCACCTTCACCGCTCATGTGGACACCGGTGACCATGTGGTGGTGATCAACGCCGACAAGGTGCGTCTGACGGGCACCAAGATGGACGACAAGGAGTACCAGCGCTTCAGCGGGTACCCCGGTGGCCGCACCGTGGAGGTGGCGCACAAGCTGCACCGCCGTAAACCGACCGCCCTGGTGGAGATCGCCGTGCGCGGCATGCTTCCCAAGACCCGCCTGGGCCGCGCCCAGTTCACCAACCTGCACGTGGTGGCCGGCACCGAGCACAAGCACGGTGCGCAGAACCCCCGCAAGATCGACCTGAACAGCATCAAGTAA
- a CDS encoding beta-propeller fold lactonase family protein → MVKLITRNKFLIAGALLGGVVFTSAFQAYELPNVGSAVPANQFVNFESAHVHPLDLTPDGTKLLAVNTANNALEVFQVTPNNLLLQASIPVGLDPVTVRVRSNTEAWVVNQVSDEVSIVDLTQNIVVRSLLTEDEPADVVFAGGVPATKAFVSCAGRESVQVFNLADLSAAPTEVLLKGEQPRALAVSPSGNTVYCAFFESGNATTVLNGNTFFNFQHGTNRFGICSPQGGCTVIPNDATNPAGPYAGVVPIPNAGMGFNPPMNPANPTNLINTHSIIVRKNAAGQWLDDNGGNWTNMVSGNAAGKARIAGWDMPDRDVAVIDANAPSTAGVQYQTRMGNMLMAMAVNPTNGQVSVVGTDATNEVRFEPVLNGKFLRVNISRFSSVGGANTITDLNPHLTYATPSVAPALRKQSLGDPRGIAFTTDGTKAYVTGMGSNNVVVINSDGTRNLADPIPVGEGPTGIKLNTGNTRAYVLNKFEGTVSTVDLSTNKEVARANFFDPTPMVIKAGRKHLYNTHLGSGTGHISCGSCHVDGRWDRLGWDLGDPSLSMDTVDGKVLHPMKGVKTTQFLIDIIGRGRGNLHWRGDKRNFGEFDGAFHHLQGMDAPKSQAEMQEFADFLAATWYVPNPFRTLRPESESSTLRLNPNRVRGTGTTFQTVPPAVNLFVSVQANCSHCHNAQTGRGELPGNDNVAGTGAGSLVDFGPNRNMAADLRSTYRKNGFFYNTTECTSGFGMMSEGVMETWFNGGGVANYLGDYEPELLSWSGGINFANSPQSFNFPLSSNVVNDALPAVGFRETLNGSTIGSTTRLNTMKALANDRPTEYGMIVKGRYGGVMRGFYYLGGENYQSDISGQTVTHAQLVASAQGSGGPLSWTLVQPTTRIRMGVDADADGILDQDDTHARVNLRMFLDGPYQTGGMKADLGPAGLLPGTDPYGLNTQAAPNVLARQGMTAPVDWALVELRNNANPTQVVATRAVLVQRSGDVMMPGGEQTVTFPGVPAGNYHVVVRHRNHLGAMTFQPVLLREWNTMIDLTDPSTPTYGTDARRNRSGVMVLWAGDVTGEGTIKYAGSNNDRDPILVGVGGTVPTATAPGYLDEDVNLDGVVKYTGSNNDRDPILQSVGGTLPTAVKVQQLP, encoded by the coding sequence ATGGTCAAGCTCATTACCCGGAACAAATTCCTGATCGCTGGTGCCCTCCTCGGTGGCGTGGTCTTCACCTCGGCCTTCCAGGCCTATGAACTGCCCAACGTGGGCTCGGCCGTGCCGGCGAACCAGTTCGTCAACTTCGAGAGCGCCCATGTGCACCCCCTCGACCTGACGCCCGACGGCACCAAGCTGCTGGCGGTGAACACGGCCAACAACGCCCTGGAGGTGTTCCAGGTGACGCCCAACAACCTGCTGCTGCAGGCCAGCATCCCCGTGGGCCTTGACCCGGTGACCGTACGGGTGCGCAGCAACACCGAGGCCTGGGTGGTGAACCAGGTGAGCGATGAGGTGAGCATCGTGGACCTCACCCAGAACATCGTGGTGCGCAGCCTGCTCACCGAGGATGAGCCCGCCGACGTGGTCTTCGCCGGCGGGGTGCCCGCCACCAAGGCCTTTGTGTCGTGCGCCGGCCGCGAGAGCGTGCAGGTGTTCAACCTGGCCGACCTCAGCGCCGCCCCCACCGAGGTGCTGCTGAAGGGCGAACAGCCCCGGGCCCTGGCCGTGAGCCCCAGCGGCAATACGGTGTACTGCGCCTTCTTCGAGAGCGGCAACGCCACCACGGTGCTCAACGGCAACACGTTCTTCAACTTCCAGCACGGTACGAACCGGTTCGGCATCTGTTCCCCCCAGGGCGGCTGCACGGTGATCCCCAACGATGCCACCAACCCCGCTGGACCCTATGCGGGCGTGGTGCCCATCCCCAACGCCGGCATGGGCTTCAACCCGCCGATGAACCCGGCCAACCCCACCAACCTCATCAACACGCACAGCATCATCGTGCGCAAGAACGCCGCGGGCCAATGGCTGGACGACAACGGCGGCAACTGGACCAACATGGTGAGCGGCAACGCTGCCGGCAAGGCGCGCATCGCCGGGTGGGACATGCCCGACCGCGATGTGGCCGTCATCGACGCCAACGCCCCCAGCACCGCCGGCGTGCAATACCAGACCCGCATGGGCAACATGCTGATGGCGATGGCCGTGAACCCCACCAACGGCCAGGTGAGCGTGGTGGGCACCGATGCCACCAACGAGGTGCGCTTCGAGCCGGTCCTCAACGGCAAGTTCCTCCGGGTCAACATCAGCCGCTTCTCGTCGGTGGGCGGGGCCAACACCATCACAGACCTCAACCCGCACCTCACGTATGCCACACCCAGCGTGGCCCCGGCCCTGCGCAAGCAGTCCCTGGGCGATCCGCGCGGCATCGCCTTCACCACGGACGGCACCAAAGCCTACGTCACGGGCATGGGCTCCAACAACGTGGTGGTGATCAACAGCGACGGCACCCGCAACCTGGCCGACCCCATCCCGGTGGGCGAGGGCCCCACCGGCATCAAGCTGAACACCGGCAACACCCGCGCTTACGTGCTCAACAAGTTCGAGGGCACGGTGAGCACCGTGGACCTGTCCACCAACAAGGAGGTGGCCCGCGCCAACTTCTTCGACCCCACGCCCATGGTGATCAAGGCCGGGCGCAAGCACCTGTACAACACCCATCTGGGTTCCGGCACGGGACACATCTCCTGCGGCAGCTGCCACGTGGACGGCCGCTGGGACCGTCTGGGTTGGGACCTCGGCGATCCCAGCTTGTCGATGGACACGGTGGACGGCAAGGTGCTGCACCCCATGAAGGGGGTGAAGACCACCCAGTTCCTCATCGACATCATCGGACGTGGCCGGGGCAACCTGCACTGGCGCGGTGATAAGCGCAACTTCGGTGAGTTCGACGGTGCCTTCCATCATCTGCAAGGAATGGACGCCCCGAAGTCCCAAGCCGAGATGCAGGAGTTCGCCGACTTCCTGGCCGCCACCTGGTACGTGCCGAACCCCTTCCGCACCCTGCGGCCCGAGAGCGAGAGCAGCACCCTGCGCCTCAACCCCAACCGCGTGCGGGGCACGGGCACCACCTTCCAGACGGTTCCACCGGCCGTGAACCTGTTCGTGAGCGTGCAGGCGAACTGCTCACATTGCCACAACGCCCAGACCGGACGCGGTGAGCTGCCCGGCAATGACAACGTGGCTGGCACGGGAGCGGGATCGCTGGTCGACTTCGGCCCGAACCGCAACATGGCGGCCGACCTGCGGAGCACCTACCGGAAGAACGGCTTCTTCTACAACACCACCGAGTGCACCAGCGGCTTCGGCATGATGAGCGAAGGGGTGATGGAGACCTGGTTCAACGGCGGTGGCGTGGCCAACTACCTGGGCGACTACGAGCCTGAGCTGCTGTCGTGGTCCGGAGGGATCAACTTTGCCAACAGCCCGCAGAGCTTCAACTTCCCGTTATCGAGCAATGTGGTGAACGATGCCCTGCCGGCGGTGGGCTTCCGGGAGACCCTCAACGGCAGCACGATCGGCAGCACCACCCGCCTCAACACCATGAAGGCGTTGGCCAACGACCGGCCCACCGAGTACGGCATGATCGTGAAGGGCCGCTACGGCGGGGTGATGCGCGGCTTCTACTACTTGGGCGGCGAGAACTACCAGAGCGACATCAGCGGGCAGACGGTGACCCACGCCCAGCTGGTGGCCTCTGCACAGGGCTCCGGCGGTCCGCTCAGCTGGACGCTGGTGCAGCCCACCACCCGCATCCGCATGGGCGTGGACGCGGACGCCGACGGCATCCTGGACCAGGACGACACCCATGCCCGCGTGAACCTGCGCATGTTCCTCGACGGACCCTACCAGACGGGCGGCATGAAGGCCGACCTGGGCCCGGCGGGCTTGCTGCCCGGCACGGACCCGTATGGGCTGAACACCCAGGCCGCCCCCAACGTGCTGGCCCGCCAGGGCATGACCGCCCCGGTGGACTGGGCCCTGGTGGAACTGCGCAACAACGCCAACCCCACGCAGGTGGTGGCCACGCGCGCCGTGCTCGTCCAGCGCTCCGGCGATGTGATGATGCCCGGTGGTGAGCAGACGGTGACCTTCCCCGGGGTGCCGGCGGGCAACTACCATGTGGTGGTGCGCCACCGCAATCACCTCGGAGCGATGACCTTCCAGCCGGTGCTGCTCCGCGAGTGGAACACCATGATCGACCTCACCGATCCGTCGACGCCCACCTATGGCACCGATGCCCGACGGAACCGCAGCGGCGTGATGGTGCTGTGGGCCGGTGACGTCACGGGCGAGGGCACCATCAAGTACGCCGGCAGCAACAACGACCGCGATCCGATCCTGGTGGGGGTGGGCGGCACGGTGCCCACGGCCACGGCCCCCGGTTACCTGGACGAGGACGTGAACCTGGACGGGGTGGTGAAGTACACCGGAAGCAACAACGACCGGGACCCCATCCTGCAGTCGGTCGGCGGCACCCTGCCCACGGCCGTGAAGGTCCAGCAACTGCCATAG